Proteins from a single region of Antechinus flavipes isolate AdamAnt ecotype Samford, QLD, Australia chromosome 2, AdamAnt_v2, whole genome shotgun sequence:
- the TNFRSF10B gene encoding tumor necrosis factor receptor superfamily member 10B, with the protein MCRSRRTAGPVPWKDLTYVFLSLFLVDSVGTMMAGPQQHQKHGLDVQCPAGQYLKTLLAHNRTVVCAPCRSGIDFTEYPNGLPSCIPCQICKPGQKEVKPCTITQNTQCHCKSGTFCPKDHPCEICKKCKFKCPKGMVEINPCSPWSDLECDGPLPSDTRNLWIRFLLLMVAIFLVVGLFGIFFLHLLCEGKIVDPENPKPPENIKMNGLLNPQSQSQSQSLFPADGNHIKTLEKSFNIFEEEVPWGSWDKYMRQLDLSDNDILLVKETEPNVKERPHRLLMTWLSKTGKDASVNCLLRTLDQIQQKAARQNIQDRLIRSNLYICQEREDENTN; encoded by the exons TTTCTTGTTGATTCAGTCGGCACCATGATGGCAGGCCCCCAGCAGCACCAGAAACATGGCCTGGATGTCCAATGTCCAGCAG GACAATACCTGAAGACTCTTTTGGCCCATAATAGAACAGTAGTGTGTGCGCCCTGCCGCAGTGGGATAGACTTTACTGAGTACCCCAACGGACTTCCCTCCTGCATCCCTTGTCAGATCTGCAAGCCAG GCCAGAAAGAGGTGAAACCGTGTACCATCACCCAGAATACCCAGTGTCACTGCAAGTCTGGCACCTTCTGTCCAAAAGACCATCCCTGCGAGATCTGCAAAAAGTGTAAATTCAA GTGCCCCAAAGGGATGGTAGAAATCAATCCTTGCAGCCCCTGGAGTGACTTGGAGTGTGATGGACCTCTGCCATCAG ACACAAGAAATCTTTGGATAAGATTTCTATTGTTGATGGTAGCAATATTCCTCGTGGTTGGTCTCTTcggcatttttttcctccatcttttgTGTGAAG gTAAGATAGTTGATCCAGAAAACCCCAAGCCTCCTGAGAACATCAAG ATGAATGGCCTTCTAAATCCACAGTCACAGTCACAGTCACAGTCACTATTCCCAGCTGATGGTAACCATATAAAGa CTTTGGAGAAGTCTTTTAATATCTTTGAAGAGGAGGTACCTTGGGGATCCTGGGACAAGTACATGAGGCAGCTGGATCTGAGTGACAATGACATCCTTTTAGTCAAAGAAACTGAGCCAAATGTTAAAGAACGTCCACATAGACTGCTCATGACATGGCTGAGTAAAACTGGCAAAGATGCCAGTGTGAATTGCCTACTGAGGACCCTGGACCAGATACAACAGAAAGCTGCCAGACAAAACATTCAGGACAGACTCATCAGGAGCAACCTCTATATCTGTCAGGAAAGAGAGGATGAAAACACAAATTAA